One region of Phycisphaerae bacterium genomic DNA includes:
- a CDS encoding fumarylacetoacetate hydrolase family protein, translating into MRIARFQTKDGKIQHGLVEGQTLKVIEGDALGSLKPTGQTCALADVKLLAPILPPNMLALGRNYKAHAEEGGDDVPKAPALFIKATSCLTNPGDPIVLPVMAPDEVDYEAELAVVIKKAARKVSEAQALDYVLGYTCANDVSARDCQRNDVQWARGKSFETFAPMGPWIETDLDPTNLEVSLRLNGKTMQQANTSLMVFSVRYLISYLSRCTTLLPGTVILTGTPAGCGFAQNPPVYLKAGDSVEVEISGIGTLKNPVRSDA; encoded by the coding sequence ATGCGTATCGCCAGATTCCAGACCAAAGACGGCAAGATTCAGCACGGCCTGGTCGAGGGCCAGACCCTCAAGGTCATCGAGGGCGACGCCCTCGGTTCGCTCAAACCCACCGGCCAGACCTGCGCGCTGGCGGACGTGAAGCTTCTGGCTCCGATCCTGCCGCCGAACATGCTGGCCCTCGGCCGCAATTACAAAGCCCACGCTGAAGAGGGCGGCGACGACGTGCCGAAGGCCCCGGCGCTGTTCATCAAGGCCACCTCGTGTTTGACCAACCCGGGCGATCCGATCGTGCTTCCGGTCATGGCCCCCGATGAGGTGGACTACGAAGCGGAGCTGGCCGTGGTGATCAAGAAGGCCGCCCGCAAGGTCTCCGAGGCCCAGGCCCTCGATTACGTTTTGGGCTACACGTGCGCCAACGACGTGAGCGCCCGCGACTGCCAGCGGAACGACGTGCAGTGGGCCCGCGGCAAGTCGTTCGAGACGTTCGCCCCGATGGGTCCGTGGATCGAGACCGACCTGGACCCGACGAACCTGGAGGTCAGCCTGCGGCTCAACGGCAAGACGATGCAGCAGGCCAACACCTCGCTGATGGTGTTCTCGGTGCGGTACCTGATCTCGTACCTTTCTCGCTGCACGACGCTGCTGCCGGGCACGGTGATTTTGACGGGCACGCCCGCCGGCTGCGGATTTGCCCAGAACCCGCCGGTCTACCTGAAGGCCGGCGACTCGGTCGAGGTCGAGATCAGCGGGATCGGCACGCTCAAGAATCCGGTTCGCAGCGACGCGTAG